A part of Ziziphus jujuba cultivar Dongzao chromosome 8, ASM3175591v1 genomic DNA contains:
- the LOC107414089 gene encoding probable pterin-4-alpha-carbinolamine dehydratase, chloroplastic — protein sequence MATTHLSYPFLFPNLSSPYKQRLPELFNVPTRSGLGLRLRRSRTQAMGAPDLLGDFGARDPFPAELESNFGEKVVGNGNTEHKILIPNLPALSLAQQQCQPLSPLQPPLSDDDIQSLLRKVVGWRLIDEEGGLKLQCLWKLRDYECGIELINRIYKVAASARHYPNLHLEQPNQVRAELWTSSIGGLSLNDFIVAAKIDEIKTSDLVPRKRIWA from the exons ATGGCTACCACCCACCTCTCCTACCCTTTTCTCTTCCCCAATCTATCCTCTCCATACAAGCAACGTCTACCCGAGTTGTTCAACGTTCCGACTCGGAGTGGACTCGGGCTGCGGCTGAGGAGGAGTAGGACTCAGGCTATGGGGGCGCCTGACTTGCTGGGTGATTTTGGGGCCAGAGACCCATTCCCAGCAGAGTTAGAGAGTAATTTCGGAGAGAAGGTTGTAGGAAACGGTAACACGGAGCACAAAATCCTCATCCCCAATTTGCCTGCTCTGTCTCTTGCCCAGCAACAGTGTCAACCTCTTTCTCCTCTTCAGCCTCCCTTGTCGGACGATGATATCCAGAGTCTCCTCAGAAAG GTTGTTGGTTGGAGACTGATAGATGAAGAAGGGGGACTTAAACTACAGTGTTTGTGGAAATTGAGAGACTATGAATGTGGGATTGAACTCATAAACAGGATATATAAAGTTGCAGCATCTGCTAGGCATTACCCAAATCTCCATTTGGAGCAACCCAATCAAGTTAGAGCTGAATTATGGACATCGTCCATTG GAGGATTGAGCTTGAATGATTTCATTGTGGCTGCCAAAATAGATGAGATTAAAACTTCTGATCTTGTGCCTAGAAAAAGAATCTGGGCTTAG
- the LOC112491017 gene encoding cytochrome P450 716B1 produces MKVIFECHQLPYTLTLILVPFLTLFLVFYLKYYFFSLRGKKLPPGKLGLIPTIGESLSFLRAHRRDKTIEWIQSHAAKYGPIFKTSLLGSKTIVMTGQAGNRFILGRNSDNGLVGNQPASAVAILGKHSIFELSGSRHKLVRGAITSILRPESIRRFVSEMDSIVKRLLFQELNGKDWIPVVIKMKRITFKVTCSLLLGLAEKDQETDKVLEDLTASLHGMWAVPLDLPGSTYRKALRARGRLSKVFSNLLVERKKELELGKVGLQDDMVSSFLSLRDENGEPLLEEEIVDNIVTLLFASHDTTSTLVSLIIRHLARDKYTFDKVYAEQKKIKGAKEGNKGQLRWGDVEMMNYTWRVAQELMRLTPPVFGNFRCAMRDTKFGGFDIPKGWQVFWVAPATHMDKEIFKDPTKFDPSRFDKSLCKSVPPYSFIPFGAGSRICPGAEFARIEVLLIIHHLILNYRWNEVIPDEPLTRNPMLYPAKGLPIWVYQREENH; encoded by the exons ATGAAGGTCATCTTTGAATGCCATCAACTTCCATACACATTAACCCTCATTCTAGTACCATTCCTCACACTGTTTCTGGTTTTTTATCTTAAATACTATTTCTTCTCTCTTCGTGGGAAGAAACTTCCTCCTGGTAAACTAGGACTAATCCCCACTATAGGTGAGTCTTTAAGCTTTCTGAGAGCCCATAGACGAGACAAGACCATTGAGTGGATTCAAAGCCATGCTGCTAAATATGGACCAATATTTAAGACCTCCCTTTTGGGTTCAAAAACCATTGTTATGACTGGTCAAGCTGGCAATCGATTTATACTCGGTAGGAATTCTGATAATGGTCTTGTGGGAAACCAACCAGCTTCTGCCGTAGCTATACTTGGGAAACACAGTATCTTTGAGCTTTCCGGGTCTCGACACAAGCTTGTTAGGGGTGCAATTACCAGCATCCTGAGGCCTGAAAGTATCAGAAGATTTGTAAGTGAAATGGATTCTATAGTCAAACGTTTGCTGTTTcag gAGCTTAACGGTAAGGATTGGATACCGGTGGTAATAAAGATGAAGAGGATTACATTCAAGGTCACTTGCAGTCTACTGTTAGGATTAGCTGAAAAGGATCAGGAAACAGATAAGGTACTAGAAGATTTAACAGCCTCCCTACATGGGATGTGGGCAGTTCCCCTGGATCTTCCAGGATCCACATATCGAAAAGCATTGCGAGCTCGAGGCAGGTTGAGTAAGGTGTTTTCCAATTTGCTTGTGGAAAGGAAGAAAGAATTGGAACTTGGGAAAGTAGGTCTTCAAGATGATATGGTCTCAAGCTTCCTTTCTCTTAGAGATGAAAATGGTGAACCTTTATTAGAAGAGGAGATTGTTGACAATATTGTCACTCTGTTATTTGCAAGCCATGACACAACTTCAACCCTTGTGAGTCTTATTATAAGGCATCTAGCTCGAGATAAATATACCTTCGACAAAGTTTACGCAG agcaaaagaaaatcaaaggcGCCAAAGAAGGAAACAAGGGACAACTACGTTGGGGAGATGTAGAAATGATGAACTATACATGGAGGGTGGCCCAAGAGCTTATGAGGTTGACTCCTCCAGTTTTTGGCAATTTCAGATGTGCCATGAGAGACACAAAGTTCGGTGGCTTTGATATCCCCAAAGGATGGCAG GTATTTTGGGTGGCCCCTGCTACGCATATGGACAAGGAAATTTTCAAAGACCCAACAAAGTTTGACCCATCAAGATTTGATAAATCTTTGTGCAAGTCTGTTCCTCCCTACTCCTTTATTCCATTTGGAGCAGGGTCAAGAATATGCCCTGGTGCTGAATTTGCTAGGATTGAAGTTCTGCTTATAATCCACCATCTGATATTAAACTATCGATGGAATGAAGTAATCCCAGATGAGCCATTAACACGTAACCCCATGCTGTACCCTGCTAAGGGCCTTCCCATTTGGGTTTATCAGAGGGAAGAGAACCATTGA
- the LOC132805153 gene encoding uncharacterized protein LOC132805153, translated as MVIIMVMVILGNFEEVSILGNNGEASPSQCKEEKDLLVKECKPIMLGSNPTGSCCQRIRAVHMECVCPLVTPKIANLINIKRLIKQMKGCGRTVPHHFKCGSITTP; from the exons ATGGTAATTATAATGGTGATGGTAATTTTGGGCAATTTTGAGGAGGTTTCAATATTGGGAAATAACGGGGAGGCGAGCCCAAGCCAGTGTAAGGAAGAGAAAGACCTTCTGGTGAAGGAATGCAAGCCAATAATGCTTGGGAGTAATCCAACAGGAAGCTGTTGCCAAAGAATAAGGGCGGTTCATATGGAGTGTGTATGCCCTCTTGTAACCCCCAAGATTGCTAATCTTATTAATATCAAACGACTCATCAAGCAGATGAAAGGCTGTGGAAGAACTGTTCCCCATCACTTCAAGTGTGGAA GTATCACTACTCCTTGA